From the Carya illinoinensis cultivar Pawnee chromosome 4, C.illinoinensisPawnee_v1, whole genome shotgun sequence genome, one window contains:
- the LOC122306275 gene encoding uncharacterized protein LOC122306275, producing the protein MEEEDLAKRWERLNLSMTESEVLKIPSTRSKQDLQRRKHCIVGGVLTKKDINSEAFRSTMSQVWRLEGWVKFKELGDHKFLIEFQLLVDKEKVLGGRPWFFDRNLVSFLEMDEDDSLNAIRFQFEPFWVQLHGLPWGAMTEEVGIHLGLSVGHVIRVDVDSDGVAWGKVDGTKQSKTLDLHEV; encoded by the coding sequence ATGGAGGAAGAAGACCTTGCAAAGAGATGGGAAAGACTGAATCTATCTATGACAGAAAGTGAAGTGCTAAAAATCCCTTCTACTAGGTCTAAACAGGATCTCCAACGTAGAAAACATTGCATTGTTGGGGGTGTCTTGACTAAGAAAGATATAAACAGCGAAGCTTTCAGATCAACAATGTCACAAGTCTGGAGATTGGAGGGATGGGTAAAGTTCAAAGAATTAGGAGATCACAAATTCCTAATCGAATTTCAACTTCTGGTTGATAAAGAAAAAGTGCTGGGGGGACGCCCATGGTTCTTCGATAGAAATTTGGTGtcatttttagaaatggatGAAGATGATTCTTTAAATGCCATCAGATTTCAATTTGAACCATTCTGGGTCCAACTACATGGATTGCCATGGGGGGCAATGACAGAAGAAGTGGGGATACATTTGGGTTTATCGGTTGGCCATGTCATTAGAGTGGATGTTGACTCTGATGGAGTTGCATGGGGGAAAGTGGATGGAACTAAACAATCAAAAACACTGGATCTCCATGAAGTATGA
- the LOC122306276 gene encoding uncharacterized protein LOC122306276, with amino-acid sequence MGAPSPDGFPALFYQSHWEVVGEDVTKAVLEILNEGGEIAPINNTFIFLIPKIKDPQKVLEFRPISLCNVIYKVVSKVLSNSLKEILPLIIAPTQSVFIPGRMILDNVIVAFETLHSMSTKGKGQQGSFSPSRGIRQGDPLSPYLFILVVEVLSSLLNHAEASKVIHGFPICRWKLSINHLFFTNDSLLFCRANAREWSSIHLLLNLYEEASGQKLNKTKTYIFFSLNTKSATKEYILSLAGTRSSSCNGKYLGLPALIGRSKNATFKSIIDRIKSRVGNWKNKFLSHADKEILLKAVGHLQNERKLHWVSWGQIGRSKATGGLGFRDLENFNLALLAKQGWRLVQYPNSLATQVLKVKYHPQHDFFQAKVGNRPSFIWRSFCATKGLLVNGHKTRIWKDRWLPQPTTYKIQSLVHILQEDEKVERLINNETKQWDRGLITDAFDSDTAVMILKILISSSGIEDKLIWLGTKDDSFTIKSAYHMQKESIEMLRGQSSRGTQKQRSWSECWKMQRRGDYHPCSMELQFCHGCLESRELLELFSVIARSIWLRRNKLLFEGSFLHPNLVLR; translated from the exons ATGGGTGCTCCTAGCCCAGATGGTTTTCCTGCCTTGTTTTACCAGTCTCATTGGGAAGTTGTAGGAGAGGATGTCACTAAAGCAGTCCTGGAAATCTTAAATGAAGGTGGTGAGATTGCTCCTATTAATAATACCTTCATTTTCTTAATACCAAAAATCAAAGATCCTCAAAAAGTTCTGGAATTTAGGCCTATCTCCCTCTGCAATGTCATCTACAAAGTGGTCTCAAAAGTTCTCTCCAACAGCCTGAAGGAGATCCTTCCTCTCATCATTGCCCCTACACAAAGTGTTTTTATTCCTGGGAGGATGATCCTTGATAATGTCATTGTAGCCTTTGAAACACTTCACTCTATGTCCACTAAAGGCAAAGGGCAGCAAG GCAGCTTTAGTCCTTCAAGAGGTATTAGACAGGGAGATCCCCTCTCTCCCTACTTGTTCATATTGGTTGTTGAGGTGTTAAGCAGTTTGTTGAACCATGCTGAAGCCTCCAAAGTGATTCACGGCTTTCCAATTTGCAGATGGAAACTTAGCAtcaaccatttattttttacgAATGACAGTTTGCTCTTCTGTCGAGCAAATGCAAGGGAGTGGTCCTCTATCCATCTCCTGTTAAACCTTTATGAAGAAGCCTCTGGCCAGAAacttaataaaacaaaaacctatatCTTCTTCAGCCTAAACACTAAGTCAGCAACTAAAGAATACATATTGAGCCTTGCAGGTACTAGATCTTCATCTTGTAATGGAAAGTATCTTGGATTACCGGCTCTCATAGGTAGATCCAAGAATGCTACCTTCAAGAGTATCATCGACAGAATCAAGTCAAGAGTAGGAAATTGGAAGAATAAGTTCCTTTCTCATGCAGACAAGGAAATACTCCTCAAGGCTGTG GGCCAtctacaaaatgaaagaaagttgCACTGGGTGTCTTGGGGACAGATAGGAAGATCGAAAGCTACAGGAGGGCTGGGGTTTAGAGACCTTGAGAATTTTAACTTGGCTTTGTTggcaaagcaagggtggagactTGTTCAATACCCTAACTCTCTAGCTACTCAAGTCCTTAAAGTGAAGTATCATCCACAACATGATTTCTTCCAAGCCAAGGTGGGAAACCGGCCATCTTTCATATGGAGAAGCTTCTGTGCTACAAAAGGGCTACTGGTAAATGGTCATAAAACCAGAATATGGAAGGACAGGTGGCTGCCTCAACCTACTACATACAAGATTCAATCTCTAGTACATATTCTTCAAGAAGATGAGAAAGTGGAAAGACTGATAAATAATGAGACTAAGCAGTGGGATAGAGGCTTGATTACAGATGCTTTTGATTCTGATACAGCTGTAATGATACTAAAAATTCTCATCAGTTCCTCGGGTATTGAAGATAAACTAATTTGGCTGGGCACCAAAGATGATTCATTCACTATCAAAAGTGCATATCATATGCAGAAAGAGTCCATCGAAATGCTTAGAGGACAGTCATCAAGAGGGACACAGAAACAGAGAAGCTGGTCTGAATGTTGGAAGATGCAG AGAAGAGGAGACTACCACCCATGCTCTATGGAGTTGCAGTTCTGTCATGGATGTTTGGAGTCAAg GGAATTACTTGAATTGTTCTCAGTCATTGCTAGAAGCATATGGTTAAGAAGGAACAAACTTCTGTTTGAGGGGTCATTTTTGCACCCAAACCTGGTATTGAGATAG